The proteins below are encoded in one region of Tiliqua scincoides isolate rTilSci1 chromosome 7, rTilSci1.hap2, whole genome shotgun sequence:
- the LLPH gene encoding protein LLP homolog, with protein sequence MAKSIRSKWKRKMRAEKRKKNAPKELARLQSILKANSDVVMEEVKDIATVIPAEKVQEKKDQDEGNKMDMDTKRNQKTLLDQHGQYPVWMNPRQRKKLKAKRTKGKNKPKVPKGLAW encoded by the exons atggcaaaaagcATAAGGagcaaatggaagagaaagatgCGAGCcgagaagaggaagaaaaatgccCCCAAGGAACTTGCTAGATTGCAGAGCATCCTGAAAGCAAATAGCGACGTTGTGATGGAAGAAGTAAAAGACATAGCAACTGTCATTCCTGCTGAGAAAGTCCAAGAGAAAAAAGATCAGGATG AGGGGAATAAGATGGACATGGATACCAAAAGAAACCAGAAGACGCTTCTAGATCAACATGGACAATATCCAGTCTGGATGAATCCCAGGCAGAGAAAGAAGCTTAAGGCAAAGCGTACCAAAGGGAAAAATAAACCCAAAGTTCCAAAGGGATTAGCTTGGTAG